One window from the genome of Diospyros lotus cultivar Yz01 chromosome 11, ASM1463336v1, whole genome shotgun sequence encodes:
- the LOC127812896 gene encoding uncharacterized protein LOC127812896: MESRMEALEASMTCVQEDVAANRDDAVAIRDNIKELERGQERPDFYIQKIDNMFSMLVALPQFKLAGEFPPRLGIESILERDGILPRPKGIRMSDERGVYERELQGRNMGLANHSHTPVLRLDIPIFEGEKLRWWVRRCERFFELYRIGEEQKVLMAAAYLNDVADAWYQNWRQSEGPRVSWGTFAEELCGRFGEKLSQRNGGFADAGSQRNCRGELLHLGSSVQEERVMESLRSIARKGYKLSCRRASEVSNGSGWPRRTQE; this comes from the coding sequence ATGGAGTCACGTATGGAGGCCTTGGAGGCGAGCATGACATGCGTACAGGAGGACGTGGCGGCCAATAGGGATGATGCTGTGGCCATTCGGGACAACAtcaaagagctggaacgaggCCAAGAAAGGCCCGATTTTTACATCCAAAAGATCGACAATATGTTCAGTATGCTGGTAGCGTTGCCACAATTCAAATTAGCTGGAGAATTTCCTCCAAGATTGGGAATCGAGTCAATCTTGGAGAGGGATGGAATCTTGCCTAGGCCGAAGGGAATTAGAATGTCGGACGAGCGAGGAGTCTATGAACGCGAATTGCAGGGTAGGAACATGGGGTTGGCAAACCACAGCCACACGCCCGTGCTAAGATTGGATATTCCGATCTTCGAAGGGGAAAAGTTGAGATGGTGGGTTCGCCGCTGTGAACGGTTCTTTGAATTGTACCGCATAGGGGAGGAGCAGAAGGTGCTGATGGCGGCGGCATACCTCAACGATGTTGCTGACGCCTGGTATCAGAATTGGAGGCAGTCAGAAGGGCCACGGGTGTCGTGGGGAACTTTTGCAGAGGAATTGTGTGGCCGGTTCGGAGAAAAGCTTTCACAGAGGAATGGTGGGTTCGCCGACGCCGGTTCGCAGAGGAATTGTCGTGGGGAACTTTTGCACTTGGGAAGTAGTGTTCAAGAAGAACGGGTCATGGAATCACTCAGGAGCATAGCAAGGAAGGGGTATAAGCTTTCATGCAGGAGAGCATCCGAGGTCAGCAATGGGAGTGGTTGGCCAAGGAGGACCCAAGAATAG